The nucleotide sequence CATGGATAAAGTCAGATTTGAATAGTATGAAAGATTCCATTAATAATGCTTTAGATATTTTAAAGGACATAAAACCTCTCATTGACAATAATCAGAGTGAAATGAGAAAGAAGTTAGTTATAATTGTGGATACTTGCGATTCTATGATTAAAAAGATTGATAATAATATTGAACTTCTTAACTCTATAAATAATTATGCGGATAGTGAAATTATTTCAAATTTTATAGGTAGATTATCTGATTTAAAAAATAAATTTATAGATGAAGAAAGTAAGTTAAATAAAATTATAGGCTATATAGATGATGGAAAAGAAGTATCTGACGAAGAAATAAATTCTATATTAAATGAAGCTAATGAAATTTCAAATTTAGCTACATTTATAAATAACGATTTTAGTGAAGATACATTTTATAGAATAGAAAGTATATTAGAGGATATATCTGGTCTTTCATCAGATGGAATAGAAATACTTCAAAATGCACAGAAAAATATACCTACCATAAATAGTTTAATTATAAATGCTGAAAATGGTACCAATATGGGATCTAATATATTAAAAGATATAAAAGATAGATTTCCTGAAGCTGCAAAACATGTACATTCGGATGCCGAAAAAATAAAGAATCTTACAGAAGATAGAAGATTAAATGAAGTAATAAATATAATGGAGAGAAATGCAAAAATGGAAAGTGATTTCTTAGCAAATCCTGTGGAAATGAAGCAGGAGAGAATTTATCCAATACCTAATTATGGATCTGCTATGGCTCCATTCTATACAGTTCTTGCAATTTGGGTCGGAGCCTTTATACTGTTATCTATACTTTCTGTTGGTGTTAATGATTTTTCTAATGGTATCAAGGTTACTCCCTTAGAAAGTTTTTTTGGACGGTATCTTACATTTGCAAGTATTACTATCATGCAGGCATTAGTAGTTACACTTGGAAATTTGTTTATATTAAAAACATATGTATTGCATCCATTTTGGTATGTGATATATGGAATATTTGTAAGTATAGTTTTTATTATGATTGTATACACCCTGGTTTCAGTATTTGGAAATATAGGAAAGGCGATTACAATGATAGCGCTTGTATTACAGGTTTCAGCTTCTGGAGGAACTTTCCCTGTAGAATTAATGTCTTCATTTTTTAGATATATAAATCCTCTGCTTCCTTTCACTTATGCAATAGGAGGCATGAGAGAACTTATTGGAGGAATATTAGAGAGTACATTAATTCGTGATGTCACCATATTATGTATATATTTTTTATTGGCTCTATTTATGGGAATTTTTTTTAAGGAAAAGATAAATAAATTAAATAAAAAATTCGTAAAAATGTTTAAGCAGAGTGGGCTGGTGGAATGAATAGTCTAATATAAAATACTATTCTAAATTAAAATTTACCAAGTATTTTAAATACTTGGTAAATTTTAATAACCTGTTTAATTATTTAAGTATATAAACTTTAACAGATCTTACGCCCCAATTTTGAGCTTCTCCTTCTGAGTTGAAAAATAAATCTATTCTATTTCCTTTTATAGCTCCGCCTGTATCTTCAGCTATTGCATAGCCATAACCTTCAACATAAACCCTCGATCCAATGGGAATAACTCTAGGATCTACTGCTATGGTACTATAACCACCGGGATCTCTCCTGGTTGATGTTCCAGAGGCAGTTATGCCGTCACCTGAGTATGCAGTTGCACATATATTAACAACCCCCGAATATGAAACTGAACCAGACATACCACGTGATAATGTACCACTGACATTAGATGCAGAAGCTGATTCATTAGATGTAGATGAAGATGAAGATTGACTTGCTAATAATTGTTCTTCTTTTTCTGTTACATTACTTAAAAGTTCCTTTTGCTCTTTTATATCACTATTTAGTTTTGATAATTTAATATCATTTGTTGATTTTAGAGCTTGCAATCTTGAATTTTCAGAGTCTAAGGCATTTTTTTGATTAAGTATGGCTTGTCTCTCTACCTTTAGCTTATTGATAACGTTTTTATCAAATCCTATTACTCTAGAGACAGTATCAAGTCTTGATAGGAAATCACTCAGATTTTGAGATGATAAAATAACATCAAGGTAACTCCCAGAACCATTTATATACATAGCTCTTATCCTCTTGCCAAATAAATTTTCCTGAGATTCAGAATTCTTCTTAGCAGTTTCTAATTTTACCTGTGTATCTTTAATGTTTTTTGCAATTTTATTCATATCCTGTTTATTTTTATCAACATTTTTCATTACATTATCAATTTGATTGTTTAAATCCTGAATTTTCGCTTGTACTTCTTTTTTGCTATTTTGAGTTTGCTTTAACTCATCAGATGTATTCGTATTTGGTGAAGCAAAAACGTTACTATTTATGATCACTGATAAAATCAACGCCATAAAAATAGATAGCATTTTTTTATTCAATAGCGTTCCCCTCCTATAAGATTAATTAAAAATCGGCTACTTCCTTGCCAATGCTTTTTATTATACCATTAAAATATACCAAAACTCAAGTTACAGGAGAAAAATATTATAAATTATTCCAAAAATGTATAATATTTAAATGCAATAAATATGAATAGATTACAGTTAATGCTATAAGGATACTTAAGACATGTATATGAACAATACATTGTATATCAATATTTTTCTTTATTTTTTAAATATAAAAGTGTAAAATCTATTTTATATTAATTAGAGTATTTTTTATTTAAAATTATTTTGTTAACATTTTGTGAAGGAGTGTTTTTTTTGTTCGATACACATATTCATACCAAATTTTCAACTGACTCAGATATGAAAATAGAAAAGGCATTAAATGATGCGAAAAGAAAGGGACTTTCGCTTATAATTACAGATCACATGGATTTAAAATTTCCTAAAAAGGGTTTATTTTGTTTCGATGAAAAAAAGTATTTTGAGGAATATTCAAAATATAAGGGGAATAATTTGTTAATTGGTATAGAAATAGGGATGAAAGAAGATTGTGAGACGGAAAGCAGAAAGTTGATAAATGACAATTGTTTTGATTATGTTATTGGTTCTATACATTTAATTGATGATCAAGATCTTTACTATGGGGAATACTATTCAGGAAAGACTAAAAAACAGGCTTATGATAAGTATTTTAAAACTATGTTTGACTGTGTAAGAATGTATGACTTTATAGATAGTATGGGACATATAGATTATATATCGAGATATGCCAAATTTGACGATAAGGAAATATATTATAATGAACATGCAAATTTAATAGATTCTATATTTAATGTAATTATAGAAAGGGATCAATGTATAGAATTAAATACAAGAAGATTGAGTGATAAAACTGCTGTGAAGGGTATGATCCCGATATATAAAAGGTTCAGGGAACTTGGAGGAAGGTATATAACTATTGGATCAGATGCACACAATGTAGATGCAATAGGAATGAATTTCAAAGTTGGATTAGAGATTGCAGATATGTGTAATCTTAAAATAGTTTACTTTAAGAACAGAAAGAGAGAGTATGAAAAATACTAACTTTAAGGCTATAGGGTTTGTAACTGAAAAGTTAATCCATCCTTCGGGAGATACTGACAAAATCCAGTACTATAAATACTTTTAGTAATTCTAAAGCCCGGTATTTTGAAAATCTAATAAATATTGATAAACTCGCTGTGCTCAAACAGTATCAATATTTATATATTTTCTAAAATGCCGGGCTAAGAATTACAATAAAAGTATTTAATGTATCTATATTTTGTCAGTATCTCCCGAAGGTTAAATTAACTTTCAAATTACAAACCCTATATTATTTTTTACCCCAGAGTTTAATTAGTCTGTTTTTAATTCTGTCCTCGAAGCCATTGAATGTTGGTTTGTAATATACTGTATCCTTATGGGAATCAGGCAAATACTGCTGTTTTACAAATCCACCGTAAGAATGAGGATACATATAACCAATACCATTTCCAAGTTTAGATGCACCTTTATAATTGGCGTCTCTTAGATAGGGGGGTACACCAGAATCTCCACGTTCTTTAACATCAGTTAATGCAGAATCAATTGCAATACAGGAAGCATTTGATTTTGGTGCTGATGCTACATATATGGCTGCCTCAGATAATGCATATCTGCACTCAGGCATACCTATCATGTGTACGGCATTCATGGCATTTGTAGCAACAACCAAAGCCATCGGATCAGCGTTACCGACATCTTCTGAGGCTTGAATGACAATTCTCCTCGCTATGAACATTGGATCTTCACCGGAATCCAGCATTTTAGCTAGATAAAAAATTGCTGCATCTGGAGAACTTCCTCTGAGAGATTTTATAAAGGCACTTATAGTATCGTAATGTGAGGTTCCACTTTTATCATATAGAGATATTTTCTTTTGGATACATTCTTTTGCATCATTAACAGTTATAAATATTTTATCATCTTTTCTTGATGATGTCTTAACAGCCATATCCAAAGCATTTAAAGCTTTTCTTATGTCACCATTACTGTGTACTGCAAAATAATCAAGTACCTCGGGTTCCATTTCTATTTTTAGATAGCTAAATCCTTTCGGGCTTTTAATAGTGTTTTTAAGTGCTTTTTTTACATTATCATAAGAAATTGGTTTAAACCCAAAAATCATTGAACGTGAAAGAAGAGCATTGTTAATTTCAAAATAGGGATTTTCTGTAGTAGCACCTATTAATATGATAATACCTTTTTCAACTGCATTTAGTACACTATCTTGCTGCGCTTTATTAAATCTATGTATCTCATCAATAAACAGTATTGTTCTCTTTGAGTAGAATTTTAAGTTGTCTTCTGCTTCTTTAATAATTTTTTTTACATCGGCTGTACCTGAATTTACAGCGCTTAATTCATAAAAAATTGCCTTAGTTGTATTTGCTATAATTCGCGCAAGAGTAGTTTTCCCAACGCCAGGTGGTCCATAAAAAATTGCTGAAGAAATATTATCTGTAATTATTGCTCTATATAGCATTTTGTCTCTACCCAAGATATGTTCCTGACCGATAAATTCTTCTAAAGTCTCGGGTCTCATCCTTTCAGGTAATGGTTTTAACTCTTTATTATTTTTTTCATTAGCAATATCAAATAAGTCCATAATATCACCGCCCTTAGAACATATTTTATATCATTATACACTATACTGCAAAAATTAGTATTTTATTGTTGACAATTTTACTATGATTTGATATTATAAAAACATAAAGTATAGTAAAGTACTCAACATTAAAGGAAGTGGTTAAGTGAAGCTATCAACTAAAGGTAGATACGGTGTGAAAGCTGTGGTTGATCTGGCAATTCATTATGGTGAACCGCCATTATCCATAAAGAGTATATCCGAAAGTCAAAATATATCTGAATATTATCTCGAACAATTATTTTCTTCCTTGAGAAAGGCTGGACTCATAAAGAGTATTAGAGGAGCTCAGGGAGGATACATATTAAGTAGAGATCCAAAAGATATAACAGTAGCTGAAGTTATGACAATTCTGGAAGGACCAGTTGAAATATCAGATTGTATAGATGCAAGCAAGGAAAATGTATGCAGCAATGTTGATTATTGTGCTACAAGGCTTTTATGGACTAGGATAAAGCAAAGTATTGACAATGTGATGGAATCGACCACACTTCAAGATATGGTAGATGATTATAAACAAATGAATTTAAACAAAGTGAAGGGAGATAATTTATAAATGGATAAAAAAATTTATATGGATTATTCAGCAACTACTTATACTAAGCCGGAGGTATTGGAAGAGATGCTTCCTTACTTTACCGAGTATTTTGGGAACCCATCTTCTTTGTATTCTATATCAGATGAGCCTAAGAAGGCTATAGATAAAGCTAGAGGAAGAGTTGCAAAAGCTTTGAATGCTGAAAAAAGTGAGATATTTTTTACAGCAGGAGGTTCAGAGAGTGATAACTGGATACTAAAGGGAATAGCATTTGCAAATAAAAATAAAGGAAATCATATTATAACAACTAAAATAGAACATCATGCTATATTAAATGCATGTAAATTTCTCGAAAGAAATGGATTTGAAGTAACATATCTTCCAGTAGATGAATATGGTTTTATAAATTTAAATGATCTGAAAAATGCTATTACAGATAAAACTATATTGGTTTCGATAATGTTTGCTAATAATGAGGTAGGAACTATTCAACCTATCGAAGAAATAGGCAAGATATGCAAAGAACATAAGATATATTTTCACACAGATGCAGTTCAGGCTGTTACACATGTAAACATAGATGTCAAAGCGATGAACATAGATGCACTTTCGATGTCAGGACATAAATTTTATGGACCTAAGGGAATAGGAGCTATGTACTTAAGAAAAGGTGTAAAAATAGAGAATCTTATTCATGGTGGAGAGCAGGAAAAAGGTAAGAGAGCTTCGACTGAAAATGTTCCTGGAATAGTTGGAATAGGGAAAGCAATAGAGTTAGCTACGAATGAAATGGAAAAAGAATCAGCAAGGCTTTCGAAACTTAGAAATAATCTGCTCGAAAATATACCGCAAATGATACCTTATACTAGAATAAATGGACCAATAGGAAAGGACTTAGATAAAAGGTTACCTGGAAATGCTAATTTTAGTTTTATAGGTATAGAAGGTGAAACACTTTTACTTGATTTGAATGATTATGGTATAGAGATTTCAACAGGAAGTGCTTGTGCATCAGCTTCACTGGATCCATCACATGTACTTCTATCTTTAGGATTGCCTCATGAGATAGCACATGGATCAATGAGACTAAGTCTTGGAGCAGGAACTACAGAAGAGGACGTAGACTATGCACTTAAAGTAATTCCTAAGGTTGTTAAGAGAAGAAGAGATATGTCACCACTTTGGGAAGAATTTTTGTCAAATGAGAAAAATAAGAAAGAAGGTAAATAATTATGATGTATAGTGAAAAAGTTATGGATCATTTTAGAAATCCTAGAAATGTAGGAGAAATTCCTGACGCGAATGGTATAGGAGAGGTTGGAAACCCACAATGTGGAGATATAATGAAAATGTATATAAAGGTTGAGGATAATGTCATAAAGGATGTTAAATTTAAGACATTTGGCTGCGGTTCTGCAATAGCTTCTTCAAGTATGGCTACTGAACTTATAAAGGGAAAGACATTAGAGGATGCATGGAGTCTTACAAATAAAGCGGTAGCTGAAGCATTAGACGGACTTCCACCAGTAAAAATACATTGTTCAGTTTTGGCGGAAGAGGCAATTCATAAAGCAATAAATAACTACAGAGAGTCAGTAGGACTAGAACCTTGGGATTTAAAAACACATTCAGAGACTATTCATGAACATGTTCACGGAAATTAATAACTTGTTTCTAATATAACCTCTTTTTAAAGAGGTTATATTTTTTTTGTATTTGGGAAAAATACCATAGAGAATTTGTATTTAGGAGATGTGCATTATGTATAGATCTAAGGATTTTATGCTTATGGAGGTAATAGATTTAACTGGTAAAAAGCTTGGACTTATAAATGATATTATTGTAGATTTTGATAGCAGAAAAGTACTTGGGTTTAGTGTATCATCTAATAATTGGTTCGGAAAAAATATTAGTATCTTGTTTGAGGATATTGTAAGTTTTAATTCTGTGATGATAGTTGCAAAAGCTACAAATGGTGATTTCTTAAATTTTAAGGATGTAAAAGGAATAGATGTTCGTGATAGAGAAGAGAATATAATTGGCATAGTAGAAGATATAATGTTTGAAGAAAAGAAATTTAATATACTTACATTGGTGGTATCGACAGGTATTATTAATAATTTTATATACGGGAAAAAAATAGTACTTGTAAAAGATATAATACTTGGGGATAAGAATATTTTTTTGAATAAGAGAAGTGAGAATGTAAGTTTATTGAGTTTGCCACATCGATTATTTAAGGAAGATGATTTAGATGAAGGTAGATTATAAAAGCAAAAAAATAAGATATATTTTATCTGCACTTATAGGTTTGTTAATAATATATCTTCTAATAAAAAGTATTATAATAAGAGAAGTAGTATACCTGGTTTTTATTTCTTTTATCATATCATATGCATTAAAACCTGTACAAAAATATCTAGAGGGATTTGGTCTAAAGAGCAATTATAGTGCACTTATTATCATATGTGTATTGACATTTATATTTATTTTAGGTATAGGTATTTTAATACCATCTATAATTAGAGAAGGTTCAAATATAAGTGATGCTGTGAGCGGGATTCAGAATTTTATTGATAATTTATACTATAAAATAAAAATAATAAGTAATAATCCAACTATATATAGAATAATGAATGATTTGTCACTTAAAGTAAATCATCAGATTACATTAGCAGGATCAAGATTGTTTGATGTAATACTTAATATGGGGGGAAATTTAATGGCATTTGCTATTATTCCGATAATATCATACTATTTTTTATCAGATGCCAATAATATAAATAACACGGCTTTAAATTTTTTCCCGGCAAAAAGCAGAAATATAATAAAAAAAATTAGCTTAGATATAGATAAAGTACTTGGAAAATATATATTAAGTCAATTGTTTTTGTGTGCAATTATCGGAGCATTTACGTTTATTATACTTATGTTTTTTAAGGTGGATTTTCCTGTAATATTGTCTATGTATAATGCATTTATGAATATAATTCCGTATTTTGGACCGATATTTGGAGCATTCCCGGTTATTTTTGTTGCATTAATAAGGTCACCGCAAAGTGCACTGTGGGTTACAGTCTGGCTTTATATACTACAACAGGTAGAAGGAAATATACTATCACCTAAGGTTACAGGAGATAGTGTAAGTATGCATCCTCTGATGGTAATAATTTTATTGATTTTAGGCGGGAAAATAGCAGGATTCATGGGAATGATACTTGCAATTCCAATTGGAGTAATAATTAAAGGAATTTATGATAATATAAATTATTACATATTTTAATGGTTTGATTTTATAGTT is from Clostridium fermenticellae and encodes:
- the nifU gene encoding Fe-S cluster assembly scaffold protein NifU, whose amino-acid sequence is MYSEKVMDHFRNPRNVGEIPDANGIGEVGNPQCGDIMKMYIKVEDNVIKDVKFKTFGCGSAIASSSMATELIKGKTLEDAWSLTNKAVAEALDGLPPVKIHCSVLAEEAIHKAINNYRESVGLEPWDLKTHSETIHEHVHGN
- a CDS encoding replication-associated recombination protein A, whose translation is MDLFDIANEKNNKELKPLPERMRPETLEEFIGQEHILGRDKMLYRAIITDNISSAIFYGPPGVGKTTLARIIANTTKAIFYELSAVNSGTADVKKIIKEAEDNLKFYSKRTILFIDEIHRFNKAQQDSVLNAVEKGIIILIGATTENPYFEINNALLSRSMIFGFKPISYDNVKKALKNTIKSPKGFSYLKIEMEPEVLDYFAVHSNGDIRKALNALDMAVKTSSRKDDKIFITVNDAKECIQKKISLYDKSGTSHYDTISAFIKSLRGSSPDAAIFYLAKMLDSGEDPMFIARRIVIQASEDVGNADPMALVVATNAMNAVHMIGMPECRYALSEAAIYVASAPKSNASCIAIDSALTDVKERGDSGVPPYLRDANYKGASKLGNGIGYMYPHSYGGFVKQQYLPDSHKDTVYYKPTFNGFEDRIKNRLIKLWGKK
- a CDS encoding RrF2 family transcriptional regulator, translating into MKLSTKGRYGVKAVVDLAIHYGEPPLSIKSISESQNISEYYLEQLFSSLRKAGLIKSIRGAQGGYILSRDPKDITVAEVMTILEGPVEISDCIDASKENVCSNVDYCATRLLWTRIKQSIDNVMESTTLQDMVDDYKQMNLNKVKGDNL
- a CDS encoding PRC-barrel domain-containing protein, with product MYRSKDFMLMEVIDLTGKKLGLINDIIVDFDSRKVLGFSVSSNNWFGKNISILFEDIVSFNSVMIVAKATNGDFLNFKDVKGIDVRDREENIIGIVEDIMFEEKKFNILTLVVSTGIINNFIYGKKIVLVKDIILGDKNIFLNKRSENVSLLSLPHRLFKEDDLDEGRL
- a CDS encoding 3D domain-containing protein, coding for MNKKMLSIFMALILSVIINSNVFASPNTNTSDELKQTQNSKKEVQAKIQDLNNQIDNVMKNVDKNKQDMNKIAKNIKDTQVKLETAKKNSESQENLFGKRIRAMYINGSGSYLDVILSSQNLSDFLSRLDTVSRVIGFDKNVINKLKVERQAILNQKNALDSENSRLQALKSTNDIKLSKLNSDIKEQKELLSNVTEKEEQLLASQSSSSSTSNESASASNVSGTLSRGMSGSVSYSGVVNICATAYSGDGITASGTSTRRDPGGYSTIAVDPRVIPIGSRVYVEGYGYAIAEDTGGAIKGNRIDLFFNSEGEAQNWGVRSVKVYILK
- a CDS encoding histidinol phosphate phosphatase → MFDTHIHTKFSTDSDMKIEKALNDAKRKGLSLIITDHMDLKFPKKGLFCFDEKKYFEEYSKYKGNNLLIGIEIGMKEDCETESRKLINDNCFDYVIGSIHLIDDQDLYYGEYYSGKTKKQAYDKYFKTMFDCVRMYDFIDSMGHIDYISRYAKFDDKEIYYNEHANLIDSIFNVIIERDQCIELNTRRLSDKTAVKGMIPIYKRFRELGGRYITIGSDAHNVDAIGMNFKVGLEIADMCNLKIVYFKNRKREYEKY
- the nifS gene encoding cysteine desulfurase NifS; its protein translation is MDKKIYMDYSATTYTKPEVLEEMLPYFTEYFGNPSSLYSISDEPKKAIDKARGRVAKALNAEKSEIFFTAGGSESDNWILKGIAFANKNKGNHIITTKIEHHAILNACKFLERNGFEVTYLPVDEYGFINLNDLKNAITDKTILVSIMFANNEVGTIQPIEEIGKICKEHKIYFHTDAVQAVTHVNIDVKAMNIDALSMSGHKFYGPKGIGAMYLRKGVKIENLIHGGEQEKGKRASTENVPGIVGIGKAIELATNEMEKESARLSKLRNNLLENIPQMIPYTRINGPIGKDLDKRLPGNANFSFIGIEGETLLLDLNDYGIEISTGSACASASLDPSHVLLSLGLPHEIAHGSMRLSLGAGTTEEDVDYALKVIPKVVKRRRDMSPLWEEFLSNEKNKKEGK
- a CDS encoding AI-2E family transporter; its protein translation is MKVDYKSKKIRYILSALIGLLIIYLLIKSIIIREVVYLVFISFIISYALKPVQKYLEGFGLKSNYSALIIICVLTFIFILGIGILIPSIIREGSNISDAVSGIQNFIDNLYYKIKIISNNPTIYRIMNDLSLKVNHQITLAGSRLFDVILNMGGNLMAFAIIPIISYYFLSDANNINNTALNFFPAKSRNIIKKISLDIDKVLGKYILSQLFLCAIIGAFTFIILMFFKVDFPVILSMYNAFMNIIPYFGPIFGAFPVIFVALIRSPQSALWVTVWLYILQQVEGNILSPKVTGDSVSMHPLMVIILLILGGKIAGFMGMILAIPIGVIIKGIYDNINYYIF
- a CDS encoding YhgE/Pip domain-containing protein — translated: MKNIFRIFKRDLKNIFTNYVAIIIITALIILPSLYAWFNIAASWDPYSNTKNLSVAIVNLDQGSEFKNIKINVGKDVIAKLKNDQNIGWRFVSSEDAKKGVKTGKYYASITITKDFSKNLLSIINGNVIKKSELIYSVNEKINAIAPKITKNGATALEDEITRNFIQTCSDTVFSYLNQFGVELEHIKPQLQNIADIIMDMDKGMPKVGNYIDTAYTSSILFKQFLGDVQKNVSVVSDGLNKTVDIAEKSNNFMKKSKSSLEMIPSWIKSDLNSMKDSINNALDILKDIKPLIDNNQSEMRKKLVIIVDTCDSMIKKIDNNIELLNSINNYADSEIISNFIGRLSDLKNKFIDEESKLNKIIGYIDDGKEVSDEEINSILNEANEISNLATFINNDFSEDTFYRIESILEDISGLSSDGIEILQNAQKNIPTINSLIINAENGTNMGSNILKDIKDRFPEAAKHVHSDAEKIKNLTEDRRLNEVINIMERNAKMESDFLANPVEMKQERIYPIPNYGSAMAPFYTVLAIWVGAFILLSILSVGVNDFSNGIKVTPLESFFGRYLTFASITIMQALVVTLGNLFILKTYVLHPFWYVIYGIFVSIVFIMIVYTLVSVFGNIGKAITMIALVLQVSASGGTFPVELMSSFFRYINPLLPFTYAIGGMRELIGGILESTLIRDVTILCIYFLLALFMGIFFKEKINKLNKKFVKMFKQSGLVE